A window of Streptomyces sp. NBC_00878 genomic DNA:
GGTTGCCTCGACGACCCGTCCGGTCTGCCACCTGGCCTGGTTCTCTGCCGCCATGGTTCGGTGCCTCGTATCTCGGTGGTGTGGTCAGGAAACGGCGGCGATGAGCTGTTCGGCCGCGAGCATGTGCTCGATGAGACGGCGGACCCACATGCCGCCGGCGTCGATGTTGAGGCTGTAGAACTCGTAGCCGGGGTTGGCGTCGATGGCCGCCTGTTGGGCGGTCAGCATGGCTTCGTCCTCCGTGAAGACCTTCGAAACGCTGTCCCTGGTCTGTGTGGTGATGAGTTGACTGTCCAGGCAGTAATTGCGCATGAACGCCCAGAAGTAGGTGCAGGACCGGTCCGTCTCCGGTGAGATGGTGTTCATGACGTAGCCGTTGACGCCCTGGCTCCGGTCACCCTCCGGCGCTCCGGTGCCGGCCTTGGCCACCCCCACGTCGATGCGAATGGTCGAGGGGGCTTCATAGCGGATGATCTGCCAGCGGTCGACCCGGCCCTGGAAGCCGGGGAACTTGTCCCTCATGTTGTTCTGCCAGAACGGCGGTGCCTCGATGTCGTGCATCCAGCGGGTGACGGTGACCGTGCGGTCGTCGTGCGTGACGTCGAAGCCGGACTCGCTCAGCTCCTCCTGGCCGATGCTCGTGCTGTGCACGAACTCCTCGTGAGTCAGGTCCATGAGGTTGTCGAGTACGAGCTGGTAGTTGGCCGGCACGGAGATGGTCAGACCGTCTCCCGCCCATTCGGGGGAGCCCATCTGGTGCATGTCGGGCACGGTGTCCGGGTCGGCCAGCGTGGGATCGCCGAGCCATACCCAGATGAAGCGGTGACGCTCCACGACCGGGAAGGAGGGCACCATGGCGCTGGGATTGATCGTCTCCTGGGCCGGCATGTGTGTGCAGCGTCCGGCCGAGTTGAACCGGAGCCCGTGATACGGGCACTGGATCTCGTCGCGCCCCACCAGCTTTCCCATGGAAAGCGGCGCGAGGCGATGCCAGCACGCGTCCGCGAGCGCGACAGGGCGGCCGTCCTCGGTGCGGTACAGCGCCAGAGGACGGTTCGCTATCGTCCTGGAGAAGATCGCCTTCCTGTTGACTTCGTGGTCCCACGTGGCCGCGTACCAGGC
This region includes:
- a CDS encoding aromatic ring-hydroxylating dioxygenase subunit alpha, with amino-acid sequence AWYAATWDHEVNRKAIFSRTIANRPLALYRTEDGRPVALADACWHRLAPLSMGKLVGRDEIQCPYHGLRFNSAGRCTHMPAQETINPSAMVPSFPVVERHRFIWVWLGDPTLADPDTVPDMHQMGSPEWAGDGLTISVPANYQLVLDNLMDLTHEEFVHSTSIGQEELSESGFDVTHDDRTVTVTRWMHDIEAPPFWQNNMRDKFPGFQGRVDRWQIIRYEAPSTIRIDVGVAKAGTGAPEGDRSQGVNGYVMNTISPETDRSCTYFWAFMRNYCLDSQLITTQTRDSVSKVFTEDEAMLTAQQAAIDANPGYEFYSLNIDAGGMWVRRLIEHMLAAEQLIAAVS